One window of the Microvirga mediterraneensis genome contains the following:
- a CDS encoding FixH family protein: MSMKANAGRQPRHLTGRTVLLYFVTFFGVIFAVNFYMVRVAISSFSGVETESVYKAGLSFKNDVEAAHAQDALHWKIEAALQHGEAPGIVITARDAKGQALTGLSPEIRLAHPTDKRRDVPLEFVELSPGRFRNLTPMPEGQWDLVIGLKRDAETLFRSKSRIVL, translated from the coding sequence ATGTCCATGAAAGCAAACGCGGGACGACAGCCCCGCCACCTCACAGGACGCACGGTCCTCCTTTATTTCGTGACGTTCTTCGGCGTCATCTTCGCCGTGAATTTCTACATGGTGCGCGTCGCGATCTCGAGCTTCAGCGGAGTCGAGACGGAGAGCGTCTACAAGGCCGGGCTTTCGTTCAAGAACGATGTCGAAGCGGCCCACGCCCAGGATGCGCTTCATTGGAAGATCGAAGCGGCCCTGCAGCACGGCGAGGCGCCTGGCATCGTCATCACGGCCCGCGACGCCAAGGGGCAGGCGCTCACAGGCCTATCGCCGGAGATCCGCCTCGCCCACCCGACCGACAAGCGCCGCGATGTGCCCTTGGAATTCGTCGAGCTGTCGCCCGGCCGCTTCAGGAACCTCACCCCCATGCCGGAGGGCCAGTGGGATCTCGTCATCGGTTTGAAGCGCGATGCGGAAACCCTCTTCCGCTCTAAGAGCCGCATTGTGCTCTGA
- a CDS encoding heavy metal translocating P-type ATPase — translation MAETLDLSIYVTRQGDGTAHLDLAVEGIDCAACIDDIEGGLCRLPGIVDARLNYTNHRLAVEWRDGAISPAQVVEELRQLGYRAHPFWAKLIEEEETRRAQWLLKCLAVAGFASMNIMLLAVSVWSGNVTDITPETRDFFHWLAALIALPAVAYAGQPFFQSAMSALRNRRTNMDVPIVIGILLALSVSVYETINSAEHTYFDSVVMLLFFLLCGRYLDQAMRRKTRAVASNLASFRAEVAHRIEDNGEVVLVPTAAVNPGDRVLVRPGERIAVDGIVLSGASDVDESLVTGETAHRSVKADSQVYAGSMNHNGTLTLQVTAAGKGTLLDEVERLLENAAAAKSRYVQLADRVAKIYAPVVHTAAAVTAVAWIATGASVHDALLTAIAVLIITCPCALALAVPVVQVVASGALFRAGVFLNAGDAFERLAKVDTIVFDKTGTLTLPTMSVINAGDVAPDLLEAASRLALSSRHPLAAAVAQMARDRRPYDDVAEETGQGVRAVVGGMEMRLGSPTFCGAAEIADKAAVTDPAASVIAFSWGEKRSVLLVRQALRPDAVAIVQNLRERGFDCRILSGDRPEAVAPIAATLGIATWRGGCKPSDKIEALEALKVEGCKVLMVGDGLNDAPALAAAYVSLSPISAADLTQAHADAVFLGDRLKPVQDTIDIARRAHRLMRQNLGIALVYNLIAVPLAFLGFVTPLVAALAMSGSSTLVTLNALRARGRRSEPRPETAQYPIVPVTQGA, via the coding sequence ATGGCAGAAACCCTCGATCTCTCCATCTACGTCACGCGACAGGGCGATGGAACGGCTCATCTCGACCTCGCCGTCGAGGGCATCGATTGCGCCGCTTGCATCGACGACATCGAGGGTGGTTTGTGCCGACTGCCGGGTATCGTCGATGCCCGGCTCAACTACACGAACCATCGTCTCGCCGTCGAATGGCGCGACGGCGCCATTTCGCCCGCGCAGGTCGTGGAAGAGCTGCGGCAGCTCGGCTACCGGGCCCACCCCTTCTGGGCCAAGCTGATCGAGGAGGAGGAGACGCGCCGTGCCCAATGGCTTCTGAAATGCCTTGCGGTGGCGGGGTTCGCTTCCATGAACATCATGCTGCTGGCGGTTTCGGTCTGGTCCGGGAATGTCACGGACATCACGCCCGAGACCCGGGACTTCTTCCATTGGCTCGCCGCTCTCATCGCCCTCCCGGCGGTCGCCTATGCGGGCCAACCCTTCTTTCAGAGCGCCATGAGCGCCCTTCGCAACCGTCGCACCAACATGGACGTGCCGATCGTCATCGGCATTCTACTTGCGTTGAGCGTATCGGTGTACGAAACGATCAATTCCGCCGAGCATACGTATTTCGACTCGGTTGTGATGCTGCTGTTCTTCCTGCTCTGCGGCCGTTACCTCGATCAGGCCATGCGCCGGAAAACCCGAGCCGTCGCGAGCAATCTGGCCTCGTTCAGGGCCGAGGTCGCGCACAGGATCGAGGACAATGGCGAGGTCGTCCTGGTGCCGACCGCCGCCGTGAACCCCGGCGACCGGGTCCTCGTCCGCCCGGGCGAGCGCATCGCCGTCGATGGTATCGTGCTCTCCGGGGCCTCCGATGTCGATGAGAGCCTCGTCACGGGCGAGACCGCCCATCGTTCGGTCAAGGCTGATTCTCAGGTCTATGCCGGAAGCATGAACCACAACGGCACTCTGACCCTTCAGGTCACCGCAGCCGGCAAGGGGACGCTGCTTGACGAGGTCGAGCGCCTTCTTGAGAATGCAGCCGCGGCGAAATCCCGCTATGTGCAACTGGCGGACCGGGTCGCGAAAATCTACGCGCCGGTCGTGCACACGGCCGCTGCCGTCACGGCCGTCGCATGGATCGCGACCGGGGCCTCCGTTCACGATGCGCTTCTGACGGCCATCGCGGTTCTCATCATCACCTGCCCCTGCGCTCTGGCGCTTGCGGTGCCGGTCGTCCAGGTGGTCGCATCCGGCGCCCTCTTCCGCGCGGGCGTGTTCCTCAATGCGGGCGACGCCTTCGAGCGGCTGGCCAAGGTGGACACGATCGTGTTCGACAAGACCGGGACCCTGACCCTGCCGACCATGAGTGTGATCAATGCGGGTGATGTGGCGCCCGACCTGCTGGAGGCTGCAAGCCGGCTGGCGCTGTCGAGCCGCCATCCCCTCGCCGCCGCCGTAGCGCAGATGGCGCGTGACCGCCGTCCCTATGACGATGTAGCCGAGGAGACCGGCCAGGGCGTCCGTGCCGTCGTGGGCGGCATGGAGATGCGCCTCGGCAGCCCGACCTTCTGCGGCGCTGCGGAGATCGCCGACAAAGCGGCCGTAACCGATCCAGCGGCCTCCGTGATTGCGTTTTCCTGGGGTGAAAAGCGGAGCGTCCTCCTGGTGCGGCAGGCCCTGCGCCCCGATGCGGTCGCCATTGTGCAGAACCTCCGCGAACGCGGCTTCGATTGCCGCATCCTTTCCGGAGACCGGCCCGAAGCCGTGGCGCCGATCGCCGCGACGCTCGGCATCGCCACATGGCGCGGCGGCTGCAAGCCGTCCGACAAGATCGAGGCTCTCGAGGCTCTCAAGGTTGAAGGCTGCAAGGTCCTGATGGTGGGCGACGGGCTGAACGACGCGCCTGCGCTGGCGGCCGCCTATGTGTCGCTCTCACCCATCAGCGCCGCCGATCTCACCCAGGCCCATGCCGATGCCGTCTTCCTGGGCGACCGGTTGAAGCCCGTGCAGGACACGATCGACATTGCGCGCCGGGCCCATCGCCTCATGCGGCAGAACCTGGGAATTGCCCTGGTCTACAACCTCATCGCCGTTCCGCTGGCCTTCCTGGGCTTCGTCACGCCTCTCGTCGCGGCGCTCGCCATGTCGGGTTCATCGACCCTCGTCACGCTCAATGCCCTCCGGGCTCGCGGGCGCAGGTCGGAGCCCCGGCCCGAGACGGCGCAATATCCCATCGTTCCCGTCACGCAAGGAGCCTGA
- the ccoS gene encoding cbb3-type cytochrome oxidase assembly protein CcoS, whose protein sequence is MEVLIYLVPMALLLGLSGLAAFMWSLKNGQYDDVQGAAVRVLSDDDIRK, encoded by the coding sequence ATGGAAGTGCTGATCTATCTCGTTCCCATGGCGCTCCTGCTCGGCCTGTCCGGCCTCGCGGCCTTCATGTGGTCTCTGAAGAACGGCCAATATGACGATGTGCAGGGCGCGGCCGTGCGCGTCCTGTCAGACGACGATATCCGGAAATGA
- a CDS encoding helix-turn-helix domain-containing protein, translating to MHTALLTKASSSALPSLDLNIPPLRPYADASTPSVGSVRSFAKDEEIFGEGDRAAFVYKVLSGVVRTSKLLSDGRRQIDAFHLTGDIFGIEAGEEHRFCAEAVGDCMVILYRRTHLASSVGKDAQLVQDMTTGMMRSLVRAQNHMLLLGRKSAVEKIATFLLDMAERTADDDALDLPMSRTDIADHLGLTIETVSRSFTQLERQGIIELPSARHVVLANRAALERLNT from the coding sequence ATGCACACTGCGCTCCTCACCAAAGCCTCTTCTTCGGCCCTTCCTTCCCTTGATCTGAACATCCCGCCGCTGCGCCCCTATGCGGACGCCTCCACGCCCTCCGTCGGCTCCGTCCGGTCCTTCGCCAAGGACGAGGAGATCTTCGGCGAGGGGGACAGGGCCGCTTTCGTCTACAAGGTTCTCTCGGGCGTGGTGCGCACCTCCAAGCTCCTGAGCGACGGACGCCGCCAGATAGACGCCTTTCACCTGACGGGCGACATCTTCGGCATCGAAGCCGGCGAGGAGCACCGGTTCTGCGCCGAGGCCGTCGGTGATTGCATGGTCATCCTCTACCGCCGCACTCATCTCGCCTCTTCGGTCGGCAAGGATGCCCAGCTCGTTCAGGACATGACGACAGGCATGATGCGGTCCCTGGTGCGGGCCCAGAACCACATGCTTCTCCTGGGCCGCAAGTCGGCGGTCGAGAAGATTGCAACCTTTCTTCTCGACATGGCCGAGCGGACCGCCGACGACGACGCGCTGGATCTCCCCATGTCGCGGACGGATATCGCCGACCATCTTGGACTGACGATCGAAACCGTCTCCCGGTCCTTCACGCAGCTCGAGCGGCAGGGCATCATCGAGCTTCCTTCGGCACGCCATGTCGTGCTGGCGAACCGGGCCGCTCTCGAGCGCCTGAACACCTAA
- a CDS encoding response regulator transcription factor, translating into MSQPLGPVIVVDDDEAVRNSLKFALELEGLTVRLFKDGPELLSEADLPQNGCFVIDYNMPGMTGIELVNRLRQRRGDCRAILIASRVSDDLYARAARSGFRNVLEKPLHDSELLDSIHAALA; encoded by the coding sequence ATGTCTCAGCCCCTGGGGCCGGTCATCGTGGTAGACGATGACGAAGCGGTCAGGAACTCATTGAAGTTTGCCCTGGAGCTCGAGGGCCTGACCGTGCGCCTGTTCAAGGACGGCCCCGAGCTCCTGTCCGAGGCCGATCTCCCGCAGAACGGATGCTTCGTGATCGACTACAACATGCCGGGCATGACGGGGATCGAACTCGTCAACCGGCTGCGCCAGCGCCGGGGCGATTGCCGGGCGATCCTCATTGCGTCCCGGGTCAGCGACGACCTTTATGCTCGCGCGGCCCGATCCGGCTTCCGGAACGTTCTCGAGAAGCCCCTGCACGACAGCGAGCTTCTCGACAGCATCCATGCGGCTCTGGCCTGA
- the fixJ gene encoding response regulator FixJ: MQSDVAVHVVDDDMAVRKSLAFLLASEGVPVRLHESASAFLDAAPGLEAGCIVTDVRMPGIDGIELIRRLKARSIVLPVIVMTGHADVPMAVEAMKEGAVDFLEKPFGDEVFLASVRSALARQEKSSHHGLQVAEIQGRFEALSEREKQVLDGLVAGKANKVIAYDLGISPRTVEIYRANVMAKMHAKSLSELVRLALLIEAR; the protein is encoded by the coding sequence ATGCAGAGTGATGTTGCCGTGCATGTGGTTGACGATGACATGGCGGTACGCAAGTCGCTGGCGTTTCTGCTCGCCTCGGAGGGAGTGCCGGTCCGCCTGCACGAATCCGCCTCCGCCTTCCTCGATGCCGCACCGGGCCTGGAAGCCGGTTGCATCGTCACGGATGTGCGCATGCCCGGCATCGACGGCATCGAACTGATCCGTAGGCTCAAGGCGCGCAGCATCGTGCTCCCGGTGATCGTCATGACGGGCCACGCGGATGTTCCGATGGCCGTCGAGGCCATGAAGGAAGGGGCGGTCGACTTCCTGGAGAAGCCCTTCGGAGACGAGGTGTTTCTCGCGTCCGTCCGATCCGCCCTGGCCCGCCAGGAAAAGAGCAGCCACCACGGCCTGCAGGTGGCAGAGATCCAGGGCCGGTTCGAGGCCCTGTCGGAACGGGAGAAGCAGGTTCTCGACGGGCTCGTGGCCGGCAAGGCCAACAAGGTCATCGCCTACGATCTCGGAATCAGCCCGCGCACCGTGGAAATCTACCGGGCGAACGTCATGGCCAAGATGCATGCCAAGAGCCTGTCGGAACTCGTCCGGCTCGCTTTGCTGATCGAGGCCAGGTAG
- a CDS encoding PAS domain S-box protein, with the protein MSQSGSIDGQAVVRDGYAERLIDTVTDTAFILLDADGNIASWSRGAEHIHGWSAGEVIGHSAVLLYMPEQGSEALRLDLQAAHERRHHQAQGLRARKNGSTFMAQITMAQVEDGEGRPGGIAMITRDITEWVMAEEALRTREAHLRSILETVPDAMVVIDEDARIQSFSAAAVRLFGFEPEEVIGENVKILMPSPYREQHDNYMLRYRTTGERRIIGVGRVVVGQRKDGSTFPMELAVGEMHSGGIRYFTGFIRDLTERQRTETRLQELQSELVHMSRFTALGEMASTLAHEINQPLTAITNYLKGCRRILERMEGDTVPMLRDAVNEAGEQALRAGQVIRHLREFVARGESERHIENLPKLIEEASALSLVGAKEQGVRVVFDFDPNAPFVLADRIQIQQVLLNLIRNAIEAMQETERRELRVATRNVDEGHVELSVADTGPGLAPEVAAQLFQPFVTTKKHGMGVGLSICRTIVEAHGGKIWADSKQGEGTAFRFTLRMVGREEMAHAE; encoded by the coding sequence GTGTCGCAGTCAGGTTCCATAGATGGTCAGGCCGTCGTTCGTGACGGCTATGCCGAGCGTCTCATCGACACCGTGACCGATACCGCGTTCATTCTCCTGGACGCGGACGGGAATATCGCCAGTTGGAGCCGCGGAGCGGAGCATATCCACGGATGGAGCGCCGGCGAGGTGATCGGGCATTCCGCTGTCCTTCTTTATATGCCGGAGCAGGGCTCGGAGGCTCTTCGGCTTGACCTCCAGGCGGCTCATGAGAGGAGGCATCACCAGGCTCAGGGACTGCGGGCGCGCAAGAACGGTTCCACGTTCATGGCGCAGATCACGATGGCCCAAGTCGAAGACGGGGAGGGCCGCCCGGGCGGAATCGCCATGATCACGCGGGACATCACCGAATGGGTGATGGCCGAAGAGGCGCTGAGGACACGGGAGGCTCACCTGCGGTCGATCCTGGAGACCGTTCCTGACGCCATGGTCGTCATCGACGAGGACGCGCGGATCCAGTCCTTCAGCGCGGCAGCCGTGCGGCTCTTCGGATTCGAGCCGGAGGAGGTGATCGGCGAGAACGTCAAGATCCTCATGCCGTCGCCGTATCGTGAACAGCATGACAACTACATGCTGCGCTATCGCACGACAGGAGAGAGGCGGATCATCGGCGTCGGGCGCGTGGTCGTCGGCCAGCGCAAGGACGGATCGACCTTTCCGATGGAATTGGCCGTGGGCGAGATGCATTCCGGCGGCATCCGTTACTTCACCGGTTTCATTCGCGACCTGACCGAGAGGCAAAGGACGGAGACCCGCCTGCAGGAACTGCAATCCGAACTCGTCCACATGTCGCGTTTCACGGCCCTCGGCGAGATGGCCTCGACCCTCGCTCACGAGATCAACCAGCCGCTGACCGCCATCACCAATTACCTCAAAGGATGCCGAAGAATTCTGGAGCGCATGGAGGGCGACACGGTCCCCATGCTGCGGGATGCGGTCAACGAGGCGGGCGAGCAGGCGCTGCGGGCAGGGCAGGTGATCCGTCACCTGCGCGAATTCGTCGCCCGCGGCGAGAGCGAGCGCCATATCGAGAACCTGCCAAAGCTCATCGAGGAAGCAAGCGCTCTCTCTCTCGTGGGGGCCAAAGAGCAGGGTGTCCGGGTCGTCTTCGACTTCGATCCGAATGCCCCCTTCGTGCTCGCCGACCGCATTCAGATCCAGCAGGTCCTGCTGAACCTGATCCGGAACGCCATCGAAGCCATGCAGGAGACCGAGCGCCGGGAGCTCAGGGTCGCAACCCGCAATGTGGATGAGGGGCATGTGGAGCTGAGCGTCGCGGATACCGGACCCGGCCTTGCTCCGGAGGTCGCAGCCCAGCTCTTCCAGCCCTTCGTGACCACCAAGAAACATGGAATGGGCGTCGGCCTGTCGATCTGCCGTACGATCGTGGAGGCCCATGGCGGGAAGATCTGGGCGGATTCCAAGCAGGGCGAGGGAACCGCTTTTCGCTTCACATTGAGGATGGTCGGACGGGAGGAGATGGCCCATGCAGAGTGA
- a CDS encoding calcium-binding protein — MATFYGDDWPNLIEGTSSRDVIYGFGSADDLYGNGGNDDIYGGWGYDIIYGGNGNDYLNGGDGPDDLYGQSGNDTLVGGYGFDLLFGGSGNDRLSGGADDDNLYGGSGLDTLSGGSGDDLLEGGSGRDQLTGGKGGDAFVFAKDSSGITTASADTITDWSASTDWIGVPIAGTSSNYREASTTATSIADAAAQAEASFTSKSIVHVFLYNSQTDTGYLLSDLNNDHRFETGVVMTGAGSAADMSYNYIIHI, encoded by the coding sequence ATGGCGACCTTCTATGGGGACGACTGGCCGAATCTGATCGAGGGAACGTCCAGTCGTGACGTGATCTACGGCTTCGGCAGCGCTGACGATCTTTACGGCAATGGCGGGAACGACGACATCTATGGCGGCTGGGGCTACGACATTATCTACGGTGGCAACGGCAACGATTATCTCAACGGCGGAGACGGGCCCGACGACCTTTACGGTCAATCGGGAAACGATACCCTCGTCGGCGGCTACGGTTTCGATTTGCTCTTCGGCGGGAGCGGTAACGATCGCCTCTCCGGCGGAGCGGATGACGACAACCTCTATGGCGGTTCGGGACTGGATACCCTCTCCGGCGGTTCCGGCGACGACCTTCTCGAGGGCGGATCAGGACGCGATCAACTGACCGGCGGCAAAGGAGGCGACGCATTCGTGTTCGCGAAAGACTCGTCCGGCATCACGACGGCGAGCGCGGATACGATCACTGATTGGAGCGCAAGCACCGATTGGATCGGCGTGCCGATCGCCGGCACGTCGTCGAATTACCGCGAAGCCAGCACGACCGCGACATCCATCGCCGACGCTGCCGCCCAGGCGGAAGCATCCTTCACCAGCAAGAGCATCGTGCACGTGTTCCTGTACAACTCCCAGACGGATACCGGCTACCTTCTCTCGGACCTCAACAATGACCATCGGTTCGAGACCGGGGTCGTCATGACGGGAGCCGGCAGCGCGGCCGACATGAGTTACAACTACATCATCCATATCTGA